One part of the Rutidosis leptorrhynchoides isolate AG116_Rl617_1_P2 chromosome 1, CSIRO_AGI_Rlap_v1, whole genome shotgun sequence genome encodes these proteins:
- the LOC139871315 gene encoding oil body-associated protein 2A-like, with product MASSDKAPDSMPVGDGSVPPGKPMTVGHQVIDKSAQMLQTLKPIKQMSIHACTFSVYGHDMSRQIECHHYITRMNQDFLQCAVYDSDEPSAHLIGVEYIVSDRIFDTLPHDEQKLWHSHDHEVTSGLWVNPGVLERIQRTELENIARTYGKFWCTWQVDRGDRLPLGAPALMMSPQVVNMGVIKPELVLFRDNKYKISSEELKKTRANIPESKPGNARVADYWMHTGKGFAIDIEEAEMKRIGAPQFP from the exons ATGGCTTCAAGTGACAAAGCTCCTGATTCGATGCCGGTAGGTGACGGGTCAGTCCCACCGGGAAAACCGATGACTGTGGGACATCAAGTGATTGACAAAAGTGCTCAAATGTTACAAACATTAAAACCCATCAAACAAATGAGCATACATGCTTGTACTTTTTCCGTTTATGGCCATGATATGAGTCGCCAGATCGAGTGTCATCATTATATTACTCGGATGAATCAAGATTTTCTTCAGTGTGCGGTCTATGACTCTGATGAACCTTCCGCTCATCTTATTG GTGTTGAATACATAGTGTCTGATAGGATCTTTGATACTTTGCCACATGATGAACAGAAGTTGTGGCATTCTCATGATCATGAG GTTACATCAGGATTGTGGGTGAATCCAGGTGTTCTAGAGAGGATTCAAAGGACCGAGCTTGAAAATATTGCACGTACTTATGGAAAGTTTTGGTGCACTTGGCAAGTCGATAGAG GTGATAGGCTACCACTTGGTGCACCTGCGCTAATGATGTCCCCACAAGTAGTAAACATGGGTGTTATAAAGCCTGAGCTCGTCCTCTTCAGGGATAACAAGTATAAGATATCATCCGAAGAACTTAAGAAAACAAGGGCTAATATTCCTGAATCGAAACCAGGAAATGCAAGAGTCGCAGATTACTGGATGCATACTGGCAAAGGTTTTGCTATCGACATAGAAGAGGCTGAAATGAAAAGAATTGGAGCACCACAGTTTCCATGA